TGCTATAACAATCTAGGTCTCCCTATTCTGTAATGATCATTATTTCTCTTACCATACCAAGCCTCAGAAAAAGGTTATATATGACAAATAAGCTGCTCAGGACAACTCTAAAAACTTTATAAAATAAGTTACTTCAACAGCATTAAATTTAATATGATCCAGTGTtggtaataaaaagaaatgcctCCTGCTTAGTGCTCACATCACTCAGCTGTGATAAAGGTTGCAACAGAGGCGGTCTGTTCCTTAAATAAATTCACAATCAAATATGAGGGCGTCTTCAATGCAGCGACATGCACAGGCCCAACAATGTCACAGTGAATGAAGTAAAAGTACATTTGATGCGTGGCTAGACAGGTCTCTCTGTGGCGGATTTTGAGGGAAACTAATCACTGTGACATAACAAGACAACTGCAACAACAATTTGTCTCCGTCAGGTGACTTTGCTCATTTTTTAACAGCAACAAGAAGACTCCCACCTCAAGATAATGGCTTGAAATGTGTCATAAGGGTGTCACTTAAAAGAAGATTACGCGAAAGCAATCATGTGAGGAGGAAGCCTCCCCTCCGCCATGTGAAGTGTGCGCGTGTCTGCATGTCATGTCACCACCAGGATAATACAGGTGCTGTTGTCTGGTGCCAGTGAAAATTGTCTCCTCCCTCGTTCCACAAATTCATTATTTAGGAaatgggaagaggagaaaattaCTGATCAAAGACATACCAACTCTCTGACTTCTTCAAGCTGTTTGTCGACATTTAGAACCAGCTGTGTCTTCTCctctgaaagggaaaaaaacagcaacatattGATCAGCCGACAGAGGAACAGCGATTCATGACAACAACCCAACTCCCCCACAACAGGGGAAGAGAcgggggagagggaaagaaagaggctGGGAGAAAACAACACACGAGGACACATTTGAAGATATATTTACACATTCTCTCCACACGACAAGCCAACATTTGATGTCTCTTAGTTATTGGCGTCAGTGAGGCCTTTGTTGGTTTCTGTTGAGGAGCAGTGAGACACCTCGTGCCGACTCAAAGGGAAGGGAGGTGTCAGCTTTGCTCACTTGCCAGAAGTATGAGTCCCGCTCAGAATGACTAATGCACTGCTCTGCACCTCACCCCGTGGCTGCTCTTCCACGTTACCCATTGAAACTCATTAGGACTGGCGAGAGTTCCAAAGAGGCGTGTAAACTACAGTTCATCCCACTGTTATTTAAGGCAGCAACATCACCGCTTGATTTTCTGTACGAACGAGAACTGGGCTTTGTTCTGAAATTAGCTCTTTGCCATGAAAGCAAATTGCAGGAAATGTAGAGGTTTGGTTTAGTTGTATAACAAACAAGCATCGACACATTTTGAAGAAGATAATAGCAAAGGAGATTGATAAAAACTCGAAGCAAAATTCACgaaatgtgtttgaaaaccTACATTTTAACCAATTAGTAAGTCATTGTTTAAGACATATGGTGGTTAGCGACTCTGCTAGtcagacaaaataatattttaagaTATGTACccttatttttacattttgaaatgaacagATAAAATTCATTAATGaacaaaaatcattaaaaaagtaTTGATCACAGCCATGGTGCAAGGTTTACAAGAGGACAACATATTCAACAGTCACATGCATTGTGATATTGCAATAACAGGGATTGTGATATTGCAATAACAGGAAAGCCATTTTCACAGTAGTATTGCTGCTATCATTAACAATGGCTCTGTAAGTCATAACAGTTGGGAGTTTCCCAAGTTGATGCACATAATAATTCAGTACTATACTAAATTCACTAATCATAATAAACTGCAGCACGCTTAGTGTCTTCAAACTGATTTGGCATCTTTTTTGGGatttcaacagaaaaaaggtGATCAAAGactgataaattaaaaaaaaagcttaacaATGATAAATTTAGATGTTTCTATTTAaccaaaaaaattcaacagTCCTGATAGCAAACATCCAGCATTTTAAATAACTGAAATGCAAAGTCAAAAAAACTTCATATCACAAAGCAACAGATAAAATCTTAATTTCTCAGGCACCATGGGCCAACATTACCTTTTGCCAGGTcttaaaattcatttttaaaacccaTGTCCGACCTTACAACCTACACAGTAAACAGCCAGAGGCGATTCACTCAAAGGTGAGATGGTGCTTCCTTGCTCAAACTCAAGCCCAGGCCAGAGGGCTGTGAAATATGTATGGATTTTTACTAAGACTACAACCTGCTGACAAATGGATGAGGAGTTTTGTACACAGAAATAGagtaaataacaaacaaaaaatagggcttggacactttttttttttttttacttaaaattgTTCCATATTTGAGTTGCAATGACTGACAGCCTAACTTTTCCCATGAACAGTCAAAGGTCGGAAAAAATGTCGTTCATGTTTCATGGAATAAGGCCCATTTCATTGTATTCTTATTCAAATATTCCTTGAACCTCAGTTTTTGGTGGATggtaacaaataaatatataaacacatttatttgactGTTATATGAATGAAGACGGCCAaggacatttttccccccacacgCCTTGGCCATTATCAGCAATTGTGCACATGTGAAATAGAGAGATACAACAACAGCAATGACAAAAGGCCTTTGTCTGGAGATattaatgcattaaaaaaaagagggctgTAAAACCCCAGGCAAAATTCGGCCACTTCAGGAAGAAAAGCCAAAGGGATTTAAgaaaggatgagaaaaaaaaccttaatgaGGAGGAAAGGAATTGAAATTCAACTAGAAACTGTTCCGTTGGTGGCAGAAAACATAGAACAACTACTCATGGTTTCTGGCTTTGTACATATTCATATGGGCTTACTCTGACACAGTTAACAGATGGTGAGAGGAAGCAATGTGGAATTACTCTGTGGAATGGGCTGCCATGAATCTTCAAAGATGCCAATTCCAAACCAGAAATATTCAGTCAGCCAAGGTTTTGTGCGAGACAGTGCCCTTTGAAAAACCAATGAGCCTCGAGTAGAAGATAAACATCCTAAGTAGGGGTTAGAAGCAGTTTTTAGCAAACAAATCTAAAAGTAGTAGTTTACAATGGGAGCAGTTGTCAAGAGATGGTAGACATTTTAGCCACAACCACAACTACAGTGGCTcatgtgaaaaatattgatgCTTGATGTCttacacatattttaaaaatatacaaccGCTCATTTTGCTCTATAAAATCAGAGtggaacttctttttttatggtgtTAAAAACTGTCaattttttgtcagttttttttattattatttttacataattCGGTGAATGCAAGCTTGTTGACTATTAAGCTCCACTTTTAAATGCCATACTCTGTGCAATCCAAATTAACATGGTCGTATGTGCATTAGAGATCTGTGTACATAAGGACAAAGACAAGCGCAAATAGGCCACAGAGCTTGGCAGAGTTTCGGTACAATGATGACCAACTGACGATGTCTGCTTTTAACGCCTCAATAACTGAAACAGGGGCGATgtcatgtgtttgaatgtgcGAATAAAGCGTCACACGGTAAACATATCCCTTGATCTTGTGCTGAATGAGCATCATTCGACCTGatcaaaaataaagttgtagacgaacaaaaaaacatacagtataaagagACAGTATAACATATAATGAATCAGCTATATAGGAAAACTTTGACTGAGGAAAGTTATCGTATGAGAGTCCGAAGCTTAGCCCACCTAAAgggtattttgttttctgtaaacaCTTACTGTAATCAACTGCaatattattattctcattTGGGGCTTACATATGAAGGTATATAGCTGGATGGACTTAAAATTGTCCACAAATTAGgatacagtaaaacaaaaaatctattttttaacaTGGATTGTTATTAAGATTTCCCCTGTTTATATGTCATGTTTGTATGTCACAATCTGAAATTACTTTAGATTTAGCATTTTTGTGAAAAGGGATTCTGAGTAGAAATCAATATCCATCCTCTTGTTCAAATCAGATTGATCAGCCAGGTGCACTGTCATCCCCTGTACTCTCCCCCtattaatgtattttctttaaagcacaggaagactaatcgattaactttaTAGACCTGCGTCAAAATGAGATTAATGCTTCATTTGTTGTTTAATATATGCATCCATATCAAACAGCCTCAAATATTTGTGAATTGGCAATACTTGACAGACCCACAGTACAACGTGCTTTTAAAATTTGTTGTGGTGCACACAATGACATGCTGTATACCTTGTGAACACAGAAACTTAAATCAACAGCATGGGTGATATACAAGTGCAAATTACAAGGAGAAATCCCTGTattcaaaacaaagcaaaaaaaaataaacaacccaGAGCTTGTGGCTGGTCATGTGGGCTGACATACAATGTGAAATAATGTCATTTGTCTTGTCATTGGTCTTTCCATCTATTTTTTATATCCACATATTAAATTTCACAGTCACCGGGGTGGAACCTGTTCAAACATTTATCGGCGCAGAGGGCAGTTGAACATGgaactcattcacacacacacacactacgcaATTGAATCCCGACCAGTACACCTGATTTACATCGTCTATAGAGAGATAATAGAAACCAGCAGACATATTACTTGTCATAGCAGTAAAAGCACAAATGTAACAACTAACATTAATGATGGCTCTGTTATATTTGAGACCGCATGCACAGCACAAGGGGCCCTGAGGAGTGCACACAATTAAAATGCAGCAATGATTAATGCTATTTAATACACCTATGTTTCTCCTGCTATGACATAGACAAGTGTCTGCCGGCAAAAAGGTTGTTCTCCAAATAGTTCTGACCTCTTGTTGTAAGGTGACAGCACTTACAACCCTAGAGACAATGTCAGGAAGTCAAACAGTTGTATCACAATCATGCCCATTCATAAAAAACCgttggttttaaaaacattaactaAAATGAATAGAGGTAGAAGTCTGAAAAAAGCATTCATACCTTAACTAATGGAGAACATACGTTGTTATTTGCCATTCATGCACCACTACAGGAacattgttgctgttttatcaataactgtgacattttttcttcacagaAGATAATATGCCATATCGCTGAAGTAAGCTACACCTCCTTCCGTTAGCTCGCAGCTAACCGATAGCTCGCTACAAGCTAAGCGGTTTCGGCTCACGAGTGCAACTGTCTTACCTCCACTTAGTTTGGGAATTCTGCCAATTTTGTTGGTTACTTCTGCTGTGGCGGTTCCAAAGTCCTGCTCGTAGGCTTCGAAGTCTGACGACATGTTGACGTTTAAGTTTAAAACAGGTGGTTTGCTCTGCCTGACAGTTAGCTCCGGATAATAACAACAAGGCTCGAGTGGAGTCCCTTCCGTGAGTCGCAGTGAAATATGTTCGACAGGGACCCGGAACtttgtaatttatttgttttcccacaCTGGAAATGTTACAGCGAGACGATGTAAAATATTCCTCACGTTTAtgttaattgtttatttttaaatatatacattgttTTCGCATTTCTGCccagaaatacatttattaactTAAAACGAGTCTGCTCGAGGGTACTTGTTTCTGACACACCAAGAACAAGGTTCCCCTTTGTGCACACATGAAATTGCAGAAAGACAACAAGGAAGTGGCCAGGTTAGTCGTGTCATTTGACAGCTTTATTCTCCATCCATAGAAACCCTACATACACATTTGCAagtaagcattttttttatgtctttaatgCGCAGTATTATCCGTGtttctcttgtgtttcctccagCCGCATACGCTTGACTTGACAAGCTGATGGATGAGCTAGCTTACTAGCTAACCGTGAGCCCTGGTGCtagaaagaataaaataatatttagcCACAGgtgtaatcatttttttttaaaaagccagaaTCGTCGCAACTGTCTGACATGATGTCTGATCGATGCCAAGTGTTTTCTGCTTGATACGAATTCGCTTGCTTGGTATCATACACGCTAATTACTCAGGTGGCTGTCGAGCAGATGCTGTGGATTTACTTCCAGTGTGTCATTGGTCtagaaatgtgttcatgtgcagcTGGAGCACGACTCGCACTGGTGTATTATTTGCGTTTGACGTGTCTTCCTTTAAGTTCACCTTTTAGTCCCAGTTCgaaaatattgtaatatatggtttaaatctaaaatgctaaatatcaaggattaaaaatgtgcaatagaaataCAAGAGGCGGAGAAATATTGTATACGTTCTGATATAATGATAACCGGAGCCTGACCGATGGGCATTTTAGGGGCTTataccgatattagggagttAAAAAGAAATCCCATTACAATACATTGGTGGATGAAAAAATACCAATAAAAAATTGGTTTGGATTTCttagatgtcattatcaaaccagTATGAGAACGACATTTAATTGAGGCTTTAATATTTTTGGGTTTAATCATGAATCTTATTTTAAATTACTGtaaatttgaagaaaacacaataacgaccaaatatgtagaacttgaattaataaCATAAACCTTTTTTCCACGTTTTCAcgtaaatgtaaacataaatgcacacatttttctgcaatGTTTAATCAGTAAAACAAAGGTCTTGTATTAAGTAGGTGTACTCAGTAAACTGACAACGTGTATGTATAGTACAACAGGCACACTCTCTATACGTCAATCGGTGCAGTTATTGTGAACATGGAACAGACTCAAGATAGTTCATATGTcaaatttaatgatttattgatatttagCGGGGGAACACCCAAACATATATAAAGTTATGTGATAGTTTTGACGCAGTACATTACCTGAGCATGAGCATCACATCAATGTTTGCACTGTTAATATTTGACTGTTTAATACATATGAAATGTAGCAGCACTGACTCTGACCAGACCCTGGATAACAGGCAGAaaattggatggatggattgattttttaattttcactctTTGTGTCCTAGATGGGGAATTTGAGTTTGTTACAAGAATAGTGTGCTGCAAAGATCGGCGGGAGAGGATGCTGCTCTTTGCCAGGGCAAGAAACAATGGGACACGAGGAGCCCCAGTGACTCAAGTCCAGGCCAGTTGCCGGGTTCCCAGAAGACGAGAAAAAACATGTGCATTGTCCACACCGCTGACTTTGCAAGATAGCAGAGGAACAAATTAACAAATTTTTTGAAGCTTGGTCAATACATTTCGAGACTTAATAGCCAAAATATTAGTAGTAAGTGTGGCAAGAAAAATGAACTTCCTGGCgtattttgtgacatttgagAACCTCCATGAGGTCCGGAGATTGTGCCACTGGGGTCCAGTCATTGCGCTGTCTGTCATTGCTATATGCTCCACCATGGCAATTCTGGACTCCATTATCTGGTACTGGCCTCTAGACACTACAGGTGGCAGCATTAACTTCATCATGCTCATCAACTGGACAGTCCTTATTCTCTACAACTACTTCAATGCTATGTTTGTTGGACCTGGGTACATCGCTCTTGGCTGGAGACCAGTAAGTACAAAGCACTGTGATGTTTTTCTACACGTATTTGTTAAAATTGTGTAAAGAACAGTTTGGTACCATTTAATGCAGAGTgacataatttaaaatgttgcattagaaatttgacatatttgtttATGCCAAAACAGGAGAATCAACAGGAGGCCCAGTACCTACAATACTGCAGAGTGTGCCAAGGGTACAAGCCACCCAGATCCCACCACTGTCGCAAGTGTAACAGGTAGTTTACATTTAATTCCAAAGTAAGAAGAGGTTTTATATCACATTTGAGATTCACTTAAAGAAAACTCAAGCACAGAGATGGAGCCATGATGGGAAATTTCTGAGATATCTGCAGAGAGTAACTAGAGCTGGCTCATGCTTGTGCATTTTCTGCTTCTGTGAAGTGCACCCCTTCAGTGCAAGTATTTCTGCTCCTGTGGTGCTCTCAAGTGCTTGTGTGGCTTTTAAGTGAACCCTTGACTGATCCTAATAACTAAACATTGCAGTAGACAagaacagacaaacatacagaaCCCTAATAGACCTCATTCTGTCACATTATCTGTATTCTTATTCTTAAAAAAGATGCAGTGTGGGTTGCTGATGAACTTGCCACTCTATGTTCTTCCAAACAACCAGTCGATTCCCCCagcactcctctcctcctctgcctcccctcccACAGGTGTGTGATGAAGATGGACCACCACTGCCCCTGGATCAACAACTGCTGCGGCCACATGAACCACGCCTACTTCaccagcttcctgctgctggctCCTCTTGGCTGCTCGCACGCTGCTATCATCTTCATTATGACCATGTACACGCAGCTGTATGAGAGGGTCAGTAGTCTCCTCACCCAACCACAAAATGCTATTTATGGCTAATTGTCACCACAGCTTTTTTTCAAGGCAGAGTTACCTGGTCTATTTTAGCATTTGATAGTGACATCACCACTCATATCAAGCTGTGTTCATTGTCCTCACTGCAGATTTCATTTGGCTGGAGCACAGTGAAGATTGATATGAGTGCTGTGCGTCAGTTCCAACCCCTCATGCCCTTCAGCGTGTCCGCCTTTGCTGCCACACTCTTTGCCTTAGGTTTGGCACTGGGTACCACAATTGCTGTTGGCATGCTTTTCTTCATACAGGTAAATGTTTCATGAGGTTGCACTGGTGCTTTCAATTAACACAAGCTTTTGGCTTTGTAATGTGATGTTTAACACAATCATTTTAGCACTAACACCCAAAGCCAAAGCCGGATGGAGCCAGAAAGAGAGAAGTAAAAGAAATGGACGGCTGTCTATTTGGTCCATTAAATATCCTAAATTCTAATAGACATTCACAGTGTATATCTGGGAGAAGGATTAAGGGAgatatttataaaagaaaatataagtTGCGTCTGATAATGAAACGGTCTGTCCTTTTCAGATGAAAGTCATCCTTCGAAATAAGACCTCGATCGAGTCCTGGATCGAGGAAAAGGTCAGAATATCTCAGTTTCTTATGACGATATTGTTGATGTAATGTTAATGGTCATTTAAGTTCTGGAttgatgtttttcatcaaaCAATAATTTAGGATGTCACAgtccattttttaattttaaaatgtccctttttgACCAAGGTACACAAGTTCAAGGATCATCTTGTCAGTACATTGGTTACACAAATTTGACACCACCCATACACACACCGGATCCATTGAAACACTTGCCCACACTTTCAATTCCTGTGTCTTTTCCACTAGGCCAAAGACAGAATACAGCACTACCAAACAGGGGAAGAGTTCATCTTCCCTTACGACCTCAGCAGCCGTTGGCTGAACTTCAAGCAAGTCTTCACGTGGTCAGGGACGCCCAAGGGTGACGGCATTGAGTGGCCTGTCCATCCAAAGTGTCACCAGCACACCTTAACTGTaggttcagttttattttttggactTGGGTAATACttacactgttgtttttgttttgactgttaCTGTCCTTGTGTGCACATGTGGAAAGTCTTTCTCTGTTAAATGATAAGTTATCTTAAATCTGTAGAAATTGCTGTTAGACCAATAGGAATGTGATCAATCCTACCCCTCACACATTTCATGTTAAACAGTgagatgaaactttaaaaaattgtGCTGTTCCTCTTTCAACAGATTGAGCAACTGAAGCAGAAAACTGATAAACGAGTGAGAAGTGTAAGTACCTGCCAAACCCCTACTGTGACACCCATGTGGTGTCTATTTACATAAAGCCCAGACACAGGAGAAtactggagactggactgacTAGGCTTTGTGTGACTTTAGAGAAAAGGTTTGTATTGTTCACCGAGAAACTGAGCTGTTTTATGAGAGTGTGAGCAGTTTTAAGGAAATCAGAAATGTCATAAAAGCACGTCATTGTCGCTTACTGTATCTCAGCCTGACTGCTGAAGTATCATATTGACCAGAGTCAGAGTTTCGTCTGATCGATACTAAATTGTCAGTGAATGTTTTCCAAAATAAAGTATTGCATCAAAAACAGAGCTTGTACAATGTCAGCTATGCTCAGACACGAGGGTCTGCATCAGGATTTTGCATTtctgaatggaaaaaaaaatttaaaatgtaatcacatAGAACAAGAATTATTATTACCTTTAAACCTCAGGAAAGACTTTCCTCCACCACACCTGACTTGGAAATAGATTTACAGATACTAAGAAGGAGGgtaaacaacctttttttattttttttattttaagaaaacaaattgaaaaagcCAGTTAACCTGCACTGTATAAACAGTCACACCTATTCAGAGTAGCTACTGACTGCACTATTTTTAGTTGAAGTAAATAATTCAGATTGTCTATTTCAATGCGATTGTCTATATTTTAATGCGTTAAGATTTAGGAGCATGGCTTTATAAACAACGTATCTTGTCTGCATTGAGTTGTTGTTAGTAGAATAACCAGATATCCTGTATGACTCGGCCAGCAGGTCCAGTACAGGGCAGTGGAGGACTATAATGGGGCTTGCTGCCCTCTCAAAAAGGGTCTCCAAACCTTTTTCAGAACCCCTTGCACCGAGGAGCCCAGGATCCCCCTCAGTAAGGGCGACACCATCCTAGCCACCCGTGGCACCAAGTAAGTTCATTtgtttgacagaaataaaaaaaagaaaatggtgctTATAATGATTGTTTGTCCAAGAGCCTGTTTGGCTATGCTTCCAGTTAAggatttcaaataaatacaagatTAATGAACCAAAACTGTGTTCTTTTTGCTCatgtgaattgtgtttttattctttttagaTGGTGGATGTACGGAGACAAAGTTTTGAATGATGAGCAAATGAGAGGTAAAAAACCTATGCTGTTGTTGAAtttatcttttggttttttttagattcagaTTAACAGGgccatttctttctgtttgggCTTTCAGTGGGAGAGCGTGTGAGGGGATGGTTTCCAAGGCGATGTGTGGAGAAGTGCCATTACGACACAGCTGCCAGTGATAGCACCAGCGAAAAGAAAGtgaattgatgtatttcaactGGCTTTATGTTGAGCAGGGGAGTCAAACTGTACAGAAGGTGTCCATCCGTGTTCATAAACATACGTCCACCGAAGATGTCATGCCTAATGCTGCAGGATCCCCATCAAGAATTGCATACTTTGAATACAATTTCTATTCcaactttaattttttaaagaatcataATTCTCTAAGTCCTACTGAGCACTTTGCTGTCAATGTCTTTAGAGATTAGAGAGTTCATGAGAAGGACTGGTCCCCTTGGGTTCAGTTTGACTCCTCTGACTTAAGTAAGACCCAGCAAAAGTCTTAATTTCCAATAAATGCCACCAGGCTTTAATGTGACTTCATTGTGATTATGTTACTTTTTACTTGAATATGTTGTGTTAACTGGTTGATGTCCTTTTTTGCTAATTATGCAATGCCTCTGCCCAGCTTACACCAGGGCTTCACCATGCAACTCTTTCTACAGTATGGAGATAACACCTAAtttccttttattatttttgtaaaaacaaattgttgGCCTCGAAgtataaattgaaaattaaaaagttcTTCTTCAAGAGATATTGTTTGCCTCAGTCCTCTTGATTTGTATAAATTCTAATTTCAgtaggaaatactgtacatgacatTGAGGATGTACTGATACAATTTCATGGGATCTTTAAGATAATCTCTGCCATTAGCTgtgtagaaaaaagaaaattaggtATTTTGGGTTAGGGGTGTGAAATTTGTTGTGTTCGGGTAGTTCACCCGCTTCTGGTCCCCTGCAGTCTgggagtctgttttttttttgtgatctgAGATGGTTTTGAGGCCTCTTCAGACTCCACAGGATTGCACATAAATTATTGCATTGCACAGAtagatagaagaaaaaaaatccgggggggggggggattgccAATATACAACACAGGTACAAAAGTAAGCAGGAGGATTTACTCTAACATCTGCATGTTTGGACTTGCTGCCTAATGTTTGCATGAGCTTAGCACAATTTATCTTTCCATGGATCTATGCATCTCTTGAATTTAGCTGTGCAAACACCTTGAGAATCTCAAAGTGAAACGTATCAACAGTTTAAATAGAAGGCTTGTTACATATGTATGCACcttgggcttttttttgtgcaaatatttCTGTCTGCTACTGTGTTTAATCTGCATATAATTTATTCCTTTCACAAATCCTAACTGTGGTTggagacatttattttgatcacAAGTGTTTAACTGCGATCATCCTTTAAATACAGGTACATCCCAGAGGAGCTGTAGGAAATATTTAGCCAAATAAAAGCCCCCTGTATAGTCTGACATGACTACGTGCCACACAGCCTACAGCCAATCAGGGTGCAGGTAAAGATGTCACGTGACCGTGCATCCTAGTTCTCGTCAGAGTGACTTCCACTAGATGGTGCTTTGCTGTTCGGACTGCCTGGACTCGAAGAGTCAGTTGCTCCTTGGAAGACTTCCAGTCTGTCAGGTAGTTATGCGGACGGCTCTGCGTCTCTGCGGCTCGATTCACCCGAGGTTCACGTCGCTGTAGGTTCGCTCGGTACAGGTAAGCTAATGCTAAACTGCGAGGGGGTTGCCCTGTCTGCCAGTTTGTCGACTTACAATCGCCCTGCTGCATGTGAGCCCCGTCAACTCCGACAGTGCATTGCGGAATCCTAAATACCGACATCATCTTTACTTCGTGTTGATTGTGCAAGATCACTTTAAAATTCCCGGGGTGTTGttgctagtttttttttgttgttgttgtttttttacaggcaTTGTGATGGTAGTACTATGTAGCTAG
This Scophthalmus maximus strain ysfricsl-2021 chromosome 16, ASM2237912v1, whole genome shotgun sequence DNA region includes the following protein-coding sequences:
- the zdhhc6 gene encoding palmitoyltransferase ZDHHC6 isoform X2, producing MNFLAYFVTFENLHEVRRLCHWGPVIALSVIAICSTMAILDSIIWYWPLDTTGGSINFIMLINWTVLILYNYFNAMFVGPGYIALGWRPENQQEAQYLQYCRVCQGYKPPRSHHCRKCNRCVMKMDHHCPWINNCCGHMNHAYFTSFLLLAPLGCSHAAIIFIMTMYTQLYERISFGWSTVKIDMSAVRQFQPLMPFSVSAFAATLFALGLALGTTIAVGMLFFIQMKVILRNKTSIESWIEEKAKDRIQHYQTGEEFIFPYDLSSRWLNFKQVFTWSGTPKGDGIEWPVHPKCHQHTLTIEQLKQKTDKRVRSVQYRAVEDYNGACCPLKKGLQTFFRTPCTEEPRIPLSKGDTILATRGTKWWMYGDKVLNDEQMRVGERVRGWFPRRCVEKCHYDTAASDSTSEKKVN
- the zdhhc6 gene encoding palmitoyltransferase ZDHHC6 isoform X1; amino-acid sequence: MNFLAYFVTFENLHEVRRLCHWGPVIALSVIAICSTMAILDSIIWYWPLDTTGGSINFIMLINWTVLILYNYFNAMFVGPGYIALGWRPENQQEAQYLQYCRVCQGYKPPRSHHCRKCNRCVMKMDHHCPWINNCCGHMNHAYFTSFLLLAPLGCSHAAIIFIMTMYTQLYERISFGWSTVKIDMSAVRQFQPLMPFSVSAFAATLFALGLALGTTIAVGMLFFIQMKVILRNKTSIESWIEEKAKDRIQHYQTGEEFIFPYDLSSRWLNFKQVFTWSGTPKGDGIEWPVHPKCHQHTLTIEQLKQKTDKRVRSQVQYRAVEDYNGACCPLKKGLQTFFRTPCTEEPRIPLSKGDTILATRGTKWWMYGDKVLNDEQMRVGERVRGWFPRRCVEKCHYDTAASDSTSEKKVN